Proteins found in one Triticum urartu cultivar G1812 chromosome 4, Tu2.1, whole genome shotgun sequence genomic segment:
- the LOC125551777 gene encoding mitogen-activated protein kinase 5-like, which translates to MDGAPVAEFRPTMTHGGRFLLYNIFGNQFEITAKYQPPIMPIGRGAYGIVCSVMNFETREMVAIKKIANAFDNNMDAKRTLREIKLLRHLDHENIVGLRDVIPPAIPQSFNDVYIATELMDTDLHHIIRSNQELSEEHCQYFLYQLLRGLKYIHSANVIHRDLKPSNLLLNANCDLKICDFGLARPSSESDMMTEYVVTRWYRAPELLLNSTDYSAAIDVWSVGCIFMELINRAPLFPGRDHMHQMRLITEVIGTPTDDDLGFIRNEDARRYMRHLPQFPRRSFPGQFPKVQPAALDLIERMLTFNPLQRITGALRPTSASLCFDLHV; encoded by the exons ATGGACGGCGCTCCGGTGGCCGAGTTCCGGCCGACGATGACGCACGGCGGCCGCTTCCTCCTCTACAACATATTCGGCAACCAGTTCGAGATCACGGCCAAGTACCAGCCGCCGATCATGCCCATCGGCCGCGGCGCCTACGGGATCGTCTG CTCGGTGATGAACTTCGAGACGAGGGAGATGGTGGCAATCAAGAAGATCGCCAACGCCTTCGACAACAACATGGACGCCAAGCGCACGCTCCGGGAGATCAAGCTCCTCAGGCACCTCGACCACGAGAAC ATAGTAGGCCTCCGAGATGTGATCCCGCCGGCGATCCCGCAGTCCTTCAACGACGTCTACATCGCCACTGAGCTCATGGACACGGAcctccaccacatcatccgctccAACCAAGAACTCTCGGAAGAACACTGCCAG TACTTCCTGTACCAGCTGCTGCGCGGCCTCAAGTACATCCACTCGGCGAACGTGATCCACCGCGACCTCAAGCCGAGCAACCTGCTGCTGAACGCCAACTGTGACCTCAAGATCTGCGACTTCGGCCTGGCGCGGCCGTCATCGGAGAGCGACATGATGACGGAGTACGTGGTCACGCGGTGGTACCGGGCCCCGGAGCTGCTGCTCAACTCCACCGACTACTCCGCGGCCATCGACGTCTGGTCCGTCGGCTGCATCTTCATGGAGCTCATCAACCGCGCGCCGCTCTTCCCGGGGAGGGACCACATGCACCAGATGCGGCTCATCACGGAGGTGATCGGCACCCCCACCGACGACGACCTGGGATTCATCCGGAACGAGGACGCCAGGAGGTACATGAGGCACCTGCCGCAGTTCCCTCGCCGGTCCTTCCCGGGCCAGTTCCCCAAGGTGCAGCCCGCCGCGCTGGACCTCATCGAGAGGATGCTCACCTTTAACCCGCTGCAGAGGATCACAGGTGCGTTGCGTCCCACGTCCGCGTCACTCTGCTTTGATCTTCACGTGTGA